Proteins from a single region of Crassaminicella profunda:
- a CDS encoding DNRLRE domain-containing protein, giving the protein MIEIIEQKPFKDAAINSAMPYENYGDYYALFVGKYMNHSIYRGLLHFDLPILEGVGRVEKVELFLYIIRNDNPSHKKEFQIYRTSEGFEENAVNYANQPMIDEGINQTFMINEEINTYVKVDITKFFNDWYCRKYLNYGLLIKVADEKLNSLVAFYSKDNDEEIYVPKLQINYEKFEKKDEIIEKKNIQSKNINSKKYYTMGNKYFEEQKYKKAYEYYQEILKEFMPKEKYGPKLLFRMVKTLEKLERYEKALEIINEGIRYYPDFTDLFFLRAKIFQKQNKTTLAIKELNKCIYMGESPIHLNFIEGVGSFKAYDALAQIYYELKDYDEAYQYCKNALHKNPVFTNPLYIIAKILFNQQRGINDIKEKLESFFGTNLEGKEYMILSDVYFHQKKYKISYEYILKAEEMIGFSSGQFYRKGMCLLFLKNYQESYKNFERIKRGELYEKAIYKMAVSEILSGNMYNTTKLLNKVRDPENINRRKIYYALKNLLEGKNCDPISDDQEESKQFVQIIFELLDILIEAASPERFERSLQLLNLIENDEVLLRLAKLYYYHEFYHMAYEEFIRSIKFFDKIDFEGLSMMKKIFLKIK; this is encoded by the coding sequence ATGATAGAAATAATAGAACAAAAGCCTTTTAAAGATGCAGCTATAAATAGTGCTATGCCATATGAAAACTATGGGGATTATTATGCTTTGTTTGTTGGAAAATATATGAATCATTCTATATATAGAGGGTTACTTCATTTTGATTTGCCTATTTTAGAAGGTGTTGGGAGGGTAGAAAAGGTAGAACTATTTTTGTATATTATTCGTAATGACAATCCATCCCACAAAAAAGAATTTCAAATTTATAGAACTTCAGAAGGATTTGAAGAAAATGCTGTAAACTACGCAAATCAACCAATGATTGATGAGGGAATCAACCAAACTTTTATGATTAATGAAGAAATAAATACTTATGTCAAAGTAGATATAACAAAGTTTTTTAATGACTGGTATTGTAGAAAATATCTTAATTATGGTTTGTTGATAAAAGTAGCAGATGAAAAGCTAAATTCTTTGGTAGCATTTTATAGCAAAGACAATGATGAAGAAATATATGTACCAAAATTACAGATAAATTATGAAAAATTTGAGAAAAAAGATGAGATAATTGAGAAAAAAAACATACAAAGTAAAAATATAAATTCTAAAAAGTATTATACTATGGGAAATAAGTATTTTGAGGAGCAAAAGTATAAGAAAGCCTATGAATATTATCAAGAGATTTTAAAAGAATTTATGCCAAAGGAAAAATATGGTCCGAAATTATTATTTAGAATGGTAAAGACTCTAGAAAAATTAGAGAGGTATGAGAAAGCATTAGAAATAATAAATGAAGGGATTAGATATTATCCTGATTTTACGGATTTATTTTTTCTAAGAGCAAAAATATTTCAGAAACAAAATAAAACTACTTTAGCTATAAAAGAATTGAATAAGTGTATATATATGGGAGAATCACCTATACACTTAAATTTTATTGAAGGAGTAGGTAGTTTTAAAGCCTATGATGCTTTAGCACAAATTTATTATGAATTGAAAGATTATGATGAAGCTTATCAGTACTGTAAAAATGCACTTCACAAAAATCCTGTATTTACGAATCCTCTTTATATAATAGCAAAAATATTATTCAATCAGCAAAGGGGTATAAACGATATAAAAGAAAAATTAGAAAGTTTTTTTGGAACAAATTTAGAAGGAAAAGAGTATATGATCCTTTCAGATGTGTATTTTCATCAAAAAAAGTATAAGATATCTTATGAATATATTTTGAAAGCAGAGGAAATGATAGGGTTTTCTTCTGGCCAGTTTTACCGAAAAGGAATGTGCTTACTTTTTTTAAAAAACTATCAAGAAAGTTATAAAAACTTTGAAAGGATAAAAAGGGGAGAACTTTATGAAAAAGCTATATATAAAATGGCAGTATCTGAAATATTAAGTGGTAATATGTATAATACTACTAAGCTTTTAAATAAAGTGAGAGATCCTGAAAATATTAACAGAAGAAAGATATACTATGCTTTGAAAAATTTATTAGAAGGAAAAAATTGTGATCCTATCAGTGATGATCAAGAGGAATCTAAACAATTTGTGCAGATTATTTTTGAATTATTAGATATTCTTATTGAAGCTGCATCTCCTGAACGGTTTGAAAGATCATTACAACTTTTGAATCTTATTGAAAATGATGAAGTTTTATTAAGACTTGCAAAGCTTTATTACTATCATGAATTTTATCATATGGCTTATGAAGAGTTTATTAGGAGCATAAAGTTTTTTGACAAAATAGATTTTGAAGGATTAAGTATGATGAAAAAAATTTTCTTAAAAATAAAATAA
- a CDS encoding DNRLRE domain-containing protein, with the protein MSSIKIFPQVATVQISSYAPNKIFGLCKDMYLGRKDANDIFRILFKFPITTIPNECIILKAVLKIYVQFAGMLIPSSFTPYALKEDWNIQNITWNNQPSFYTHITGETKCIKRVDFYHFNITEIVTKWYEHEIMNYGLIIKNKELSNGTYNRVNTVINSNLSPMLEITYGQKSNITIVPTRYVSETEEMDTDELYRFSSTINASLTKTITCHIKNLGNSPIEIKFQSSPNGIDFCDDIPESTVIKPHELIWSTPYCFATYGRIAAKNVNPGETSKIRIWYEAQE; encoded by the coding sequence ATGAGTTCTATAAAAATATTTCCACAAGTAGCCACAGTACAAATTAGTTCTTATGCACCAAATAAAATATTTGGTCTTTGTAAAGATATGTACTTAGGAAGAAAAGATGCAAATGACATATTTCGAATACTTTTTAAATTTCCCATTACAACCATTCCTAATGAATGTATAATTTTAAAAGCTGTACTTAAAATCTATGTTCAGTTTGCTGGAATGCTTATTCCAAGTTCATTTACCCCCTACGCATTGAAAGAAGATTGGAATATACAAAATATTACATGGAATAATCAACCATCCTTTTATACTCATATAACAGGAGAAACTAAGTGTATAAAAAGAGTAGATTTTTATCATTTCAATATTACAGAAATAGTTACAAAATGGTATGAACATGAAATCATGAATTATGGACTTATTATAAAAAATAAAGAATTATCCAATGGAACCTATAATCGAGTAAATACTGTTATAAACTCTAATTTATCACCTATGCTGGAAATAACCTATGGACAAAAATCTAATATAACAATTGTTCCTACTCGTTATGTTTCAGAAACTGAAGAAATGGATACAGATGAACTTTATAGATTTTCATCTACAATAAATGCATCTCTTACAAAAACAATTACTTGTCACATTAAAAATTTGGGGAATTCTCCTATAGAAATAAAATTCCAGTCCAGTCCAAATGGTATTGATTTTTGTGATGATATTCCAGAATCTACAGTGATTAAACCTCACGAGCTCATTTGGAGTACCCCTTACTGTTTTGCAACTTATGGTCGTATTGCAGCAAAAAATGTTAACCCTGGAGAAACATCGAAAATTAGAATTTGGTATGAAGCACAAGAATAA
- the zapA gene encoding cell division protein ZapA, translating to MSNKNKVIVRIYGQEYTMVGNESKEYMQRVANFVDEKMIDIARNSKKLSTAMIAVLTCLNIADEYYKINQEIEKVKEEAIKPLQELEETRSQLTAALADFETKEMEYKRIIEQLGEEKKNNIKNGECEILKKEIEDLKENLNLKDQEIKKVKNENEELQNKVFDSQIKYVQARKELDAFIENFDEKSRK from the coding sequence ATGAGCAATAAAAACAAAGTGATTGTTAGAATATATGGACAAGAATATACAATGGTTGGCAATGAGTCTAAAGAATATATGCAAAGGGTTGCCAATTTTGTTGATGAAAAAATGATTGATATTGCAAGGAATAGTAAAAAATTGAGTACGGCAATGATTGCAGTTCTAACTTGCCTAAATATTGCTGATGAGTATTATAAAATTAATCAAGAGATTGAAAAAGTGAAAGAAGAGGCAATAAAGCCCTTACAGGAGTTAGAAGAAACACGTAGTCAATTAACAGCAGCATTAGCAGATTTTGAAACAAAAGAGATGGAATATAAAAGAATTATTGAACAATTAGGAGAAGAGAAAAAAAATAACATAAAAAATGGTGAATGTGAAATTCTAAAGAAGGAAATAGAAGATTTAAAAGAAAATCTTAATTTAAAAGATCAGGAAATAAAAAAGGTAAAAAATGAAAATGAGGAACTGCAAAATAAGGTTTTTGATAGTCAAATTAAGTATGTACAAGCTAGAAAAGAATTAGATGCATTTATTGAGAATTTTGATGAAAAAAGCAGAAAATAA
- a CDS encoding DUF3656 domain-containing U32 family peptidase: protein MDIELLAPVGSWESLVAAVQSGADAVYLGGKLFSARQYATNFDEEELKKAVNYCHIRDVKVFVTVNTLLSNKELKELGKYIAFLYHIDVDALIVQDLGVAKLVRDLFPDFELHASTQMSVHNFEGVKLLEEMGFKRVVLAREMSKEEIALVKKNTKTDIEVFVHGALCISYSGQCLMSSMIGGRSGNRGRCAQPCRKTYDLVDMSTEKKIAHDFGNYLLSPRDLNTLEDINEILDTGVKSLKIEGRMKRPEYVATVVSAYRKAVDQYILSKKKPQIDEKTLKEVKQMFNRRFTKGYILGEKGQNLMSFSKPSNRGIKIGKVLEYDQHKRRVKIRLEENLSKGDGLEIWAKKGDNPGCIVEYILRKGEKTDRARKGEIVEINFKHVVYKDSLVYKTSDSELLKKAKETYERKDKNIPIYGQFHGKLDKEIELLLWDDKENFVHEKGDIKAEKALKTPTTEERIYGQISKLGSTPYELKKIDIQVDEGVAIPISAINQLRRTAIEKLSDLRGNYHHRNNIDVKSFHEKIEKWFMFKEKQKEKEMHIHVSVNNLNQLKAVLDFSVDRIYYNDFDTIEEAINLGKNYHIPLFPSFSRITEDKELKTIKEKLKKLQIQGILASNLGVLNIAKELGDICIVTDFSLNIFNNGAMEYLKETKVKEVTLSPELTLKDIKEITKKSLLPCEAIIHGNLPLMISKYCPVSTILKNNQNHCGACERNQFGLKDPLGVVFPMVRESNCKVQILNAQKLCLIEHMKELMGSGCNDFRINFTTEDTKEIEETLNAYIQEMKNTKEGNKKDKGVQQFIKKMKENGLTKGHFFRGVM from the coding sequence ATGGATATAGAATTATTAGCACCAGTTGGAAGCTGGGAATCACTAGTTGCTGCAGTACAAAGTGGAGCAGATGCAGTATATTTAGGTGGAAAACTATTTAGTGCAAGACAGTATGCAACAAATTTTGATGAGGAAGAATTAAAAAAAGCAGTAAATTATTGTCATATAAGAGATGTAAAAGTATTTGTTACAGTAAATACTTTACTATCTAATAAGGAATTAAAGGAGTTAGGAAAATATATAGCTTTTTTATATCATATAGATGTGGATGCATTGATTGTTCAAGATTTAGGGGTAGCAAAGCTTGTAAGAGATTTATTTCCAGATTTTGAACTACATGCAAGTACTCAGATGTCTGTTCATAATTTTGAAGGAGTAAAACTTTTAGAAGAAATGGGCTTCAAAAGAGTAGTACTTGCTCGTGAAATGTCAAAGGAAGAAATTGCTTTAGTGAAAAAAAATACAAAAACGGATATAGAAGTATTTGTCCATGGTGCTCTTTGTATTAGTTATTCAGGACAATGCCTGATGAGCAGTATGATTGGAGGGAGAAGTGGAAATCGGGGAAGATGTGCCCAACCTTGTAGAAAAACTTATGATTTAGTGGATATGAGCACAGAAAAAAAGATAGCACATGATTTTGGAAACTATCTTCTTAGCCCGAGAGATTTAAATACATTAGAAGATATCAATGAAATATTAGATACAGGGGTAAAATCTCTTAAAATTGAAGGAAGAATGAAAAGACCAGAATATGTGGCTACCGTTGTGAGTGCTTATCGAAAAGCTGTTGATCAGTATATTTTAAGTAAAAAGAAACCACAAATAGATGAAAAGACACTAAAAGAAGTAAAACAGATGTTCAATAGAAGGTTTACAAAAGGATATATATTAGGAGAAAAAGGACAAAATCTTATGAGCTTTTCAAAACCGAGTAATAGAGGAATAAAAATTGGAAAGGTTCTTGAGTATGATCAACATAAAAGAAGAGTAAAAATTAGATTAGAAGAAAACTTATCAAAGGGAGATGGCCTTGAAATATGGGCTAAAAAGGGAGATAACCCAGGTTGTATTGTAGAATATATTTTAAGAAAAGGAGAAAAAACAGATAGGGCAAGGAAAGGCGAGATTGTTGAAATCAATTTTAAGCATGTAGTATATAAGGATAGTTTAGTATATAAAACTTCTGATAGTGAGCTTTTAAAAAAGGCAAAAGAGACTTATGAAAGAAAAGATAAAAATATCCCTATTTATGGACAATTTCATGGTAAATTAGATAAAGAAATTGAATTATTATTATGGGATGATAAGGAAAACTTTGTTCATGAGAAAGGAGATATTAAGGCTGAAAAAGCACTTAAAACACCTACGACTGAAGAAAGAATTTATGGACAAATTTCAAAGCTTGGGAGTACTCCTTATGAACTAAAGAAAATAGATATTCAGGTAGATGAAGGAGTAGCTATTCCAATTAGCGCAATTAATCAATTAAGAAGAACTGCTATTGAGAAGCTAAGTGATTTAAGGGGAAATTATCATCATAGAAATAATATAGATGTAAAAAGCTTTCATGAAAAAATAGAAAAATGGTTTATGTTTAAAGAAAAACAAAAGGAAAAAGAAATGCATATTCATGTAAGTGTGAATAATTTAAATCAACTAAAAGCAGTACTTGACTTTTCTGTAGATAGAATTTATTATAATGATTTTGATACAATAGAGGAAGCTATAAACTTAGGGAAAAATTATCATATACCGTTGTTTCCATCTTTTTCGAGGATCACAGAAGATAAAGAATTAAAAACAATCAAGGAAAAATTAAAAAAATTACAAATACAAGGGATTTTAGCTTCAAACTTAGGGGTATTAAATATAGCAAAAGAATTAGGAGATATTTGTATTGTTACAGATTTTTCACTCAATATATTCAATAATGGTGCAATGGAATATTTAAAAGAGACGAAAGTGAAAGAAGTTACATTATCTCCTGAACTGACATTAAAGGACATAAAAGAAATTACAAAAAAATCTTTGCTTCCTTGTGAAGCGATTATTCATGGAAATTTACCCCTTATGATTAGTAAATATTGTCCTGTATCTACTATACTTAAAAATAACCAAAATCATTGTGGGGCTTGTGAAAGGAATCAATTTGGATTAAAAGATCCATTAGGGGTAGTTTTTCCAATGGTAAGAGAAAGCAATTGTAAAGTTCAAATATTAAATGCTCAAAAGTTATGCTTAATTGAGCATATGAAAGAATTGATGGGTTCAGGATGTAATGATTTTAGAATAAACTTTACCACAGAAGATACAAAAGAGATTGAAGAAACATTAAATGCCTATATACAAGAGATGAAAAATACTAAAGAAGGAAATAAGAAAGATAAGGGAGTACAACAGTTTATTAAAAAGATGAAAGAAAATGGATTGACAAAAGGACACTTTTTTAGAGGAGTTATGTAA
- a CDS encoding endonuclease MutS2: MNERTLRVLEFEKIKNKLIGYAHSTLGKKIAESLEPSTEYEMVVTWQKETHEATSILLQRGNIPLGGVHDLSYHLKRAEIESFLYPGQLLEVSDTLRAARRLKSFMKEAKEGEGKFPVIGGYISSLFTFKSIEDRINECIVGEDEISDHASPALRNIRRTMESKNVAIRNRLNSMISSTKHQKYLQDAIITIRQDRYVVPVKQEYRANVPGLIHDQSSSGATLFIEPMAIVQLNNELKELKLKEKAEIERILSELTALIGERVQEIKSNQKVLSILDFIFAKGKLAVSMNGVEPEINKDGYIRIKNGRHPLLDQKTVVPTNIYIGDTFNTLVITGPNTGGKTVTLKTVGLLTVMAQSGLHVPADYGTKLSVFEQVFADIGDEQSIEQSLSTFSSHMTNIVEILKQVNSNSLVLLDELGAGTDPTEGAALAIAILEHLYTMGVRTIATTHYTELKEFALTTKGVENASVEFNVETLSPTYKLLIGVPGKSNAFEISKRLGLSEYIIEKSKGLISREDIAFEDLLTSIEKDKRMAEEERDEAVRLKLMIQKQKSEYEQKNEKLAMQREKILKESREEARKVLKDAKEEADRVIKELRDMEKVQEEKERNRKIEETRKNLRGKISEMEKGLGLSMDISVNTKPPKNLKMGDTVLIINLNQKGEVASKPDQKGDLTVQVGIMKINVNIKNLRLEKENRENIKKSGAGKIAKRKAQSVKTSIDLRGQTLEEARMNTDKYLDDAYIAGLNEISIIHGKGTGVLREGIKNMLKRHKHVKSSRDGAYGEGGTGVTIVELK; encoded by the coding sequence ATGAACGAAAGAACGCTAAGAGTTTTAGAATTTGAAAAGATAAAAAATAAGCTAATAGGATATGCACACTCAACTTTAGGAAAGAAAATAGCAGAAAGCCTAGAGCCATCAACAGAATATGAAATGGTTGTAACGTGGCAAAAAGAAACGCATGAAGCAACAAGTATACTATTACAAAGAGGAAATATTCCATTAGGAGGGGTTCATGATTTATCTTATCATTTAAAGAGAGCTGAAATTGAATCATTCCTTTATCCGGGGCAACTTCTTGAGGTTTCAGATACCTTAAGAGCTGCAAGAAGATTAAAAAGTTTCATGAAAGAAGCCAAAGAAGGAGAAGGGAAGTTTCCAGTTATAGGCGGATATATAAGTAGTTTATTTACCTTTAAAAGCATTGAAGATCGAATTAATGAATGCATTGTAGGAGAGGATGAAATATCTGATCATGCTAGTCCTGCATTAAGAAATATAAGAAGAACCATGGAATCAAAAAATGTAGCCATTAGAAATAGATTAAATAGCATGATTTCTTCAACTAAGCATCAGAAGTATTTACAAGATGCTATTATTACCATTAGACAGGATCGCTATGTGGTGCCTGTAAAGCAAGAATATAGAGCTAATGTACCAGGGCTTATTCATGACCAATCTTCTAGTGGAGCTACCCTTTTTATCGAACCTATGGCCATTGTACAGCTTAATAATGAATTAAAAGAATTAAAATTAAAAGAAAAGGCAGAAATAGAAAGAATACTTAGTGAGTTAACAGCACTAATTGGGGAGCGGGTACAAGAAATTAAGTCCAATCAAAAGGTACTTTCTATATTAGATTTTATATTTGCAAAAGGAAAATTAGCTGTAAGTATGAATGGCGTAGAACCAGAAATCAATAAGGATGGATATATTCGTATAAAAAATGGAAGACATCCTTTGTTAGATCAAAAAACGGTGGTGCCTACAAATATTTATATTGGGGATACCTTTAATACATTGGTCATTACAGGACCCAATACAGGGGGGAAAACTGTAACCTTAAAAACGGTAGGACTTCTTACAGTTATGGCTCAGAGCGGATTACATGTGCCTGCTGATTATGGGACAAAACTATCTGTATTTGAGCAGGTATTTGCAGATATTGGGGATGAGCAAAGTATTGAGCAAAGTCTTAGTACCTTTTCTTCCCATATGACAAATATTGTTGAAATATTAAAGCAGGTAAATAGTAATTCATTAGTATTACTAGATGAGCTTGGAGCTGGAACAGATCCTACAGAAGGGGCAGCCCTTGCTATTGCCATTTTAGAACATCTTTATACTATGGGGGTAAGAACCATTGCTACAACTCATTATACGGAATTAAAGGAATTTGCCCTAACGACAAAGGGCGTGGAGAATGCATCTGTAGAGTTTAATGTAGAAACCTTAAGCCCTACCTACAAACTTTTAATTGGTGTTCCAGGAAAATCAAATGCCTTTGAAATATCAAAAAGACTAGGACTTAGTGAATATATTATAGAAAAGTCTAAAGGTCTTATTTCTAGAGAAGATATTGCCTTTGAAGATTTGTTAACATCTATTGAAAAAGATAAGCGAATGGCTGAAGAGGAAAGGGACGAAGCTGTAAGATTAAAATTGATGATACAAAAGCAAAAAAGTGAGTATGAACAAAAAAATGAAAAATTAGCAATGCAAAGAGAGAAGATTTTAAAAGAATCACGAGAAGAGGCTAGAAAAGTTTTAAAGGATGCCAAAGAAGAGGCCGATAGAGTTATAAAAGAATTAAGGGATATGGAAAAAGTTCAAGAGGAAAAGGAAAGAAATAGAAAAATTGAAGAAACAAGAAAAAATTTAAGAGGAAAAATTAGTGAGATGGAAAAAGGTTTAGGATTAAGTATGGATATAAGTGTGAATACTAAACCACCAAAGAATTTAAAAATGGGAGATACGGTATTAATCATTAATTTGAATCAAAAAGGAGAAGTTGCATCAAAACCAGATCAAAAGGGAGATTTAACTGTACAAGTAGGAATTATGAAAATCAATGTAAATATTAAAAATTTAAGACTAGAAAAGGAAAATAGGGAAAATATCAAAAAATCTGGTGCTGGAAAGATTGCAAAACGTAAAGCCCAAAGTGTTAAAACATCCATTGACCTAAGAGGACAGACTTTAGAGGAAGCGAGGATGAATACGGATAAATACTTAGATGATGCATATATTGCAGGTTTAAATGAGATAAGTATTATTCATGGAAAGGGTACAGGGGTACTACGTGAAGGCATTAAAAATATGCTAAAAAGACATAAACATGTAAAAAGCTCAAGAGATGGAGCTTATGGAGAAGGGGGAACAGGGGTTACCATTGTTGAGTTAAAATAG
- a CDS encoding DUF523 domain-containing protein, with amino-acid sequence MILISACLAGVDCKYDGENNLREEILSLVKEKKAILVCPEQLGGLSTPRVPCEIVGGDGQAVLNKCAKVMNKNGEDKTSCFLKGAQQALRIAKLYGVKSAILKGKSPSCGKGMIYDGSFSGKKKNGDGVTAALFKKEGIKIVDEESFKNQIK; translated from the coding sequence TTGATCCTCATTAGCGCTTGTTTAGCAGGGGTAGATTGTAAATATGATGGTGAAAATAATTTAAGAGAAGAGATTCTCTCCCTTGTAAAGGAAAAAAAAGCTATTTTAGTATGTCCAGAGCAATTAGGAGGATTGTCTACTCCTAGAGTTCCTTGTGAGATTGTAGGTGGAGATGGACAGGCTGTATTGAATAAATGCGCAAAAGTTATGAATAAAAATGGAGAAGATAAAACTTCATGTTTTTTAAAAGGAGCCCAACAAGCCTTAAGAATTGCAAAATTATATGGTGTAAAAAGTGCAATACTTAAAGGGAAAAGTCCATCTTGTGGAAAGGGAATGATTTATGACGGTAGCTTTTCAGGGAAGAAGAAAAATGGAGATGGGGTTACTGCTGCTTTATTTAAAAAAGAAGGAATCAAGATAGTTGATGAAGAAAGTTTTAAAAATCAAATAAAATAA
- a CDS encoding GerMN domain-containing protein: protein MKKIVTILLCMILMASIFFVGCKKEEKEIENDSTVKPVIEENQKEEEKTMDYVLYVKHKEMPFLFDEAYSIEKEDKKLKGKSIEEFLMNELIDFEPFGEFKNPIPEGTKILSIQKANGVVTIDLSKEFIEGLKEDATETSLTVASIVDTMVAAGNEKVQLMVEGQILDEINDVDMSKPFEFMDGFFADK from the coding sequence ATGAAAAAAATTGTAACAATATTATTATGTATGATCTTAATGGCAAGTATATTTTTTGTAGGGTGTAAGAAAGAAGAAAAAGAAATAGAAAATGACAGTACAGTGAAACCAGTAATTGAAGAAAATCAGAAAGAAGAAGAGAAAACCATGGATTATGTTTTATATGTTAAACATAAGGAAATGCCATTTTTGTTTGATGAAGCATATAGTATAGAGAAAGAGGATAAAAAGCTTAAAGGAAAGAGCATAGAAGAATTTCTTATGAATGAACTCATAGATTTTGAACCTTTTGGAGAATTTAAAAATCCAATACCAGAAGGAACAAAAATATTATCTATTCAAAAAGCAAATGGGGTAGTTACCATAGATCTTTCAAAAGAGTTTATAGAAGGATTAAAAGAGGATGCTACAGAAACTTCATTAACTGTTGCAAGTATTGTGGATACAATGGTAGCAGCAGGAAATGAAAAGGTACAGTTAATGGTTGAAGGACAAATTTTAGATGAAATTAATGATGTGGATATGAGTAAGCCTTTTGAATTTATGGATGGATTTTTTGCCGATAAATAA
- a CDS encoding N-acetylmuramoyl-L-alanine amidase family protein → MKPLIIIDPGHGGKDPGGGSNEYWLEKDMALEISKYQYKRLSELGISVQLTRNNDMYLSSSKRSKIVRDSEAKYCISNHINAGGGQGAETIHSIHSDGKLATKILDKIRQTGQKTRRVFSKTLSHSPNLDYYFMHRETGNVETVIVEYGFADQKEDIDRILKHWKDYAEAVVKAICEYMGYSYENIHKMDEDRWKYAGVEYLHTKGILNDLEGWKEKINEPMPVWATTLLLKKIFEKLKEED, encoded by the coding sequence TTGAAACCATTGATTATTATTGATCCTGGTCATGGAGGAAAGGATCCTGGAGGAGGAAGTAATGAATATTGGCTAGAAAAAGATATGGCACTAGAAATTTCAAAATATCAGTATAAAAGATTATCTGAATTAGGCATTTCTGTACAATTGACTAGAAATAATGATATGTATTTGTCTTCTTCTAAGAGATCAAAAATAGTAAGGGATTCAGAAGCAAAATATTGTATCTCTAATCATATTAATGCAGGTGGGGGTCAAGGGGCAGAAACCATCCATAGTATTCACAGTGATGGCAAATTAGCAACAAAAATTTTAGATAAAATAAGACAAACAGGACAAAAGACAAGAAGAGTATTTTCTAAAACCTTATCCCATAGTCCTAATTTGGATTATTACTTTATGCATCGTGAAACAGGAAATGTAGAAACGGTTATTGTTGAATATGGATTTGCAGATCAAAAGGAAGATATAGATAGAATCCTAAAGCATTGGAAAGATTATGCGGAGGCAGTTGTAAAAGCTATATGTGAATATATGGGATATTCCTATGAAAATATTCATAAAATGGATGAGGATAGATGGAAATATGCAGGTGTTGAATATTTGCATACAAAAGGAATTTTAAATGATTTAGAAGGGTGGAAAGAGAAAATTAATGAGCCTATGCCTGTATGGGCTACAACTTTGTTGTTAAAAAAAATATTTGAAAAACTGAAGGAAGAAGATTAA